A genomic region of Arachis stenosperma cultivar V10309 chromosome 9, arast.V10309.gnm1.PFL2, whole genome shotgun sequence contains the following coding sequences:
- the LOC130951645 gene encoding lysine-specific histone demethylase 1 homolog 1, with amino-acid sequence METTADPPPQLSPPPPPPISDPISPENDVALSPQLNNSSEDQSSSLPKETTPETAVLESPEDSSSSHQHAPPDPNPAAPGPPRKRRRRKKFFTEINGAASIAARNRRNDVAKDCDVEALIAISVGFPVDSLTEEEIEANVVSTVGGSEQTNYIVVRNHILARWRSNVDVWLTRDRALQSIRSEHKGLVDSAYRFLLEHGYINFGIAPPIKEVKLKPFDDFERGTVIVIGAGFAGLVAARQLVFLGFKVAILEGRMRPGGRVKTKKMMGDGVEAAADFGGSVLTGINGNPLGVLARQLGLPLHKVRDLCPLYMPDGRAVDSDIDSRVEVSFNKLLERVCKLRQDMIEEVKSVDVPLGTALEAFRRVYKVCEEQEERMLLNWHLANLEYANATLMSNLSMAYWDQDDPYEMGGDHCFIPGGNEIFVRALAEDLPIFYGRTVECVKYGSDGVIVYASGQEFRGDMVVCTVPLGVLKKGSIEFVPELPQRKKDAIHRLGFGLLNKVAILFPYNFWGGNIDTFGHLTEDLSMRGEFFLFYSYSSVSGGPLLVALVAGDAAIRFEMMSPVESVRRVLDILKDIYNPKGIVVPEPVQAVCTRWGKDHFAYGSYSYVAVGSSGDDYDILAESVGDGRLFFAGEATSKQYPATMHGAFLSGMREAANILRVANRRSLVPVDRTRNTRESDELNKLFMNPDLKFGSFSALFNPEPNDLDSIALLRVKIGEAVLDSGNLYLYAMVSKKQAVELSQVDGDENRMRMLSHNFGVSLVGRKGLSSAAESIIGSIKLSRSNLIEAENGLVHHMNS; translated from the coding sequence ATGGAAACGACGGCGGACCCTCCACCACAGCTATCACCGCCGCCCCCACCACCCATCTCCGACCCCATATCGCCGGAAAACGACGTGGCACTGTCCCCACAGCTCAACAACTCCTCGGAAGACCAATCATCCTCCCTCCCAAAGGAAACGACACCAGAAACCGCCGTTTTGGAATCCCCAGAAGATTCTTCTTCATCTCACCAACACGCCCCACCCGACCCCAACCCCGCGGCTCCCGGTCCTCCCCGCAAGCGCCGCCGTCGCAAGAAATTTTTCACTGAGATCAACGGCGCCGCCTCCATCGCCGCCAGGAACCGCCGTAACGATGTTGCCAAAGACTGCGATGTCGAGGCCCTCATCGCCATCTCCGTCGGTTTCCCCGTCGACTCCCTGACGGAGGAGGAGATCGAGGCCAACGTCGTCTCCACCGTCGGCGGCTCCGAGCAGACCAACTACATCGTCGTCCGAAACCACATCCTCGCACGGTGGCGCTCCAACGTCGACGTGTGGCTCACGCGCGATCGAGCCCTCCAATCTATCCGTTCCGAGCACAAAGGGTTGGTCGATTCCGCGTACCGGTTCCTCCTCGAGCACGGGTACATCAATTTCGGCATCGCGCCACCGATTAAAGAAGTGAAGTTGAAACCTTTCGATGATTTCGAAAGAGGAACGGTGATTGTGATTGGTGCTGGGTTCGCAGGTTTGGTTGCGGCGCGGCAATTGGTGTTTCTAGGGTTTAAAGTTGCGATTTTGGAGGGAAGGATGCGCCCTGGTGGGCGCGTGAAGACAAAGAAGATGATGGGTGATGGAGTTGAGGCTGCAGCGGATTTCGGTGGGAGTGTGCTTACCGGAATCAATGGCAACCCTCTTGGGGTTTTGGCGAGGCAATTGGGCTTGCCTCTTCATAAGGTTAGGGATCTTTGCCCTTTGTATATGCCTGATGGAAGGGCTGTTGATTCTGATATTGATTCTAGGGTTGAAGTTTCATTTAATAAGCTTTTGGAGAGGGTTTGTAAGCTTAGGCAGGATATGATTGAGGAGGTTAAGTCGGTTGATGTGCCGTTAGGGACCGCGCTGGAGGCATTCCGGCGGGTTTATAAGGTTTGTGAGGAACAGGAGGAGAGGATGCTGTTGAATTGGCACCTTGCTAATTTGGAGTATGCTAATGCTACTCTGATGTCGAATTTGTCCATGGCATATTGGGATCAGGATGATCCTTATGAGATGGGTGGTGATCACTGTTTTATCCCCGGAGGGAACGAGATTTTCGTTAGGGCGCTTGCGGAGGATTTACCAATTTTCTATGGGCGGACTGTGGAGTGTGTTAAGTATGGATCTGATGGGGTGATTGTTTATGCCAGCGGGCAGGAATTCCGGGGGGACATGGTGGTTTGCACCGTGCCATTAGGTGTGCTTAAGAAGGGGTCTATTGAGTTTGTCCCTGAGCTTCCTCAGAGAAAGAAAGATGCAATTCATAGGTTAGGGTTTGGGTTGCTGAACAAGGTTGCtattctatttccatataatttctGGGGTGGGAACATTGATACGTTTGGTCATTTGACTGAGGACTTGAGTATGAGGGGTGAGTTTTTTCTGTTCTATAGCTACTCTTCTGTGTCCGGAGGCCCACTACTCGTTGCCCTTGTTGCCGGGGATGCTGCAATTAGGTTTGAGATGATGTCACCGGTGGAGTCTGTGAGAAGGGTTTTGGACATTCTGAAGGATATATATAACCCAAAGGGAATTGTTGTTCCGGAACCTGTTCAGGCAGTCTGTACACGGTGGGGGAAGGATCACTTTGCTTATGGATCTTATTCTTATGTTGCTGTTGGTTCATCAGGAGACGATTATGATATTCTTGCAGAGAGTGTTGGAGATGGGAGACTGTTCTTTGCCGGTGAGGCGACCAGTAAACAATATCCTGCGACAATGCACGGAGCATTTCTTAGTGGAATGAGAGAGGCTGCAAACATTCTGAGGGTCGCAAATAGAAGATCTTTGGTGCCAGTTGACAGAACAAGAAACACCAGAGAGAGTGATGAATTGAACAAATTGTTTATGAACCCTGACCTCAAATTTGGGagcttctctgctttgtttaaTCCAGAGCCGAATGATCTTGATTCTATTGCATTACTACGCGTTAAAATTGGAGAAGCGGTCTTGGACTCTGGCAATCTTTATCTTTACGCCATGGTTTCGAAGAAGCAAGCCGTTGAGTTGAGTCAGGTGGATGGAGACGAAAACAGGATGAGAATGTTAAGCCACAATTTTGGGGTGAGTTTGGTTGGGAGGAAGGGCTTAAGTAGTGCTGCTGAATCTATTATTGGCAGCATAAAATTATCGAGATCCAATCTTATTGAAGCAGAAAATGGTCTGGTTCACCACATGAATTCTTAG